In Leuconostoc kimchii IMSNU 11154, the DNA window TAATAAGATTTGTTCCGCGTTTGAGTGAAGCAGTTGCCGAATATTGTCGGCCAGGGCCACTTCGAAGTTGTACCTGGTTGGGGTATGTTGTAATCTTATTTTTATTGGCAAGAGAGTAAACTAACAGAAATGTGGTGGTTAAGATAGAAACAGTCATGATAACACCAATTAAATTACGTAATAACCACTTTTTAATCATCTTTTACCTGCTCATGCAAATTTTATATACAAATAATTGTAACATATTTTGCTGGACATCAAGTGTCCTTTACAGTCAAAAAATGTTACAATAATGCTATGACATATCAAATTATTGTATGTTACGAATAGATATAATAAAGGTAAAAAGGTAGACGCAATGTCAAAAATAATGGCAGTAAACGCCGGCAGCTCATCACTTAAATTTCAATTGTTGGAAATGCCTGAAGAAATGGTATTGATGCAAGGTATTATTGAACGCATTGGACAAGATAATGCTGAAATTTCGATCAAATATGGTAAAGATATTGAACCAAAACGCTTGATAGGCGCTGAAGAAGGCCATATTACATTAACCAAAAATGGTGGTCAAAAATTCGAACATGAGATGGCAATTAAAGACCATGATCAGGCTATTGATGTCTTGTTACAAAAGTTAACTGACCTCGGTATTGTAAAGGACTTCAATGAAATTACAGGTGTTGGCCATCGTGTTGTTGCTGGTGGTGAATGGTTTAACCATTCTGTTGTCGTTAATGATGACGTCTTAACAAAAATTGATCGCTTGGCTGATTACGCACCGCTACATAACCCAGCAAATGCTATGGGAATTCGTGCCTTCCAAAAGCTGCTACCTGACGCGTTGTCTGTAGCAGTATTTGACACATCTTTCCACCAAACGATGCCTGAAAAAAACTATCTATATAGCATTCCCTATGAATATTATGCACGTTATGGTGCGCGTAAGTATGGTGCACATGGGACATCACATCGTTATGTTACTGAACGTGCAGCGAAAAAGTTAGATATTCCACTTGACGAATTCAATGCCATTTCATTTCATTTAGGTGCGGGTGCTTCAATTACTGCAATTAAGAATGGTAAATCGTACGACACATCAATGGGCTTCACACCGTTAGCTGGTTTGACTATGGCAACACGTTCAGGGGATGTTGATCCTTCATTAGTGTATTACATTCAAGAGCGTGAAGGTCTATCAAACGAAGAAATGTTGTCTGTCTTGAATAAAAAGTCTGGGTTACTAGGTATTTCTACTATTTCAAGTGATATGCGTGATTTGGAAGAAGTACAAGAAACTAATACCCATGCTAAGTTGGCACTTGATATGTTTTATGATCGTGTTATCCGTTATGCTGGGCAATATTTTGCGGAACTTGGACGTGTTGATGCAGTAATCTTTACAGCGGGTATCGGTGAAAATGATGCTGTGACACGTGCTAAGGTTTTGGAATCATTGGCATTTGCTGGTGTTAAACTAGATGCTGAAGCTAACAATGTACGTGGTAAAGAAGCTATTTTGACGACCGATGATTCAAGTGTTACTGGCTTGCTCATTCCAACTAATGAAGAGTTAATGATTGCTCGTGACGTTGAAGCTTTGCGTTAAAAAATTGATACTAAAAAGGCGTTGAACGATTGACAAGGTTTAAAACCCGATAATCGCTATCAACGCCTTTTTATGTTTTACATACGATAGAAAACGGTATTATGAAATCGTTTTGAGTTGTCCGCGGGCATCATCAAGTATGGTATAACCTTTTTCTGTCAGAATGTCAGCTAATTCTTTTTCAAGTCGCTCAAACACACCAATACCTTCAATAGCTAATTGAGAACCAACTTCAACTAAATCTGCACCACAAAGAATATGTTCATAGACATCGCGTCCTGTAGTGACGCCACCAGTACCAATAATCTTTATTGATGAATTTAATCGTTGACGTAGCGCACGAACGTTGGCTAAAGCAGTTGCCTTAACTAATGGCCCACCGACACCGCCAAATCCTGATTTTGGTTTGATGACAACTGTATCAGTATCCTCGTCAATGACTAAGCCATTACCAATCGAATTAATAGTGTTCACAAAGGCCAGTGGAAACTTGTTTAAAATATTAGCTATCATATCAAAATGAGCAATATCAAAATACGGTGGTAATTTAACACCTAATGGTTTGGTGAAGAAAGTAAACACTTCAGATAGTATTTGTTCTGTGGTTTCAAAATCATAAGCAGTTTGTGGCTTACCTGGCACATTAGGACATGAAAGGTTTAATTCAACAAGACCATTAAACTTAGAGTCTTGTAACTGATGTAACATGTCCAGATTATCTTGTTTAGATAATCCTGCAACAGAAAAGAAGATGGGCTTGGTTGTTTGTTTTTCGGACACATACGACATATAATAATCAAAGCCAGCGTTAGGCAAACCCATTGAATTAATCGTTCCCAAATGATTAGGAATCTCGTAATAACGTGGTTCAGGGTTACCTGCCCTTAGCGCTGGTGTGGCAGACTTTGTGACAACTGCACCTGTATAATCAGAAGCTAGAACAGTATCAAGTTCAGTAGTTGTCTGGCACATGACGCCAGCTGCATTGAGTAAAATGTGGTCAAAATGATAATTTTGGATGTTAGCAGTAAGTTGCATATGAATGTCTCCTGTGACGACTACAAGTGCTAGTGAAATATTGATCTAAGTATAACAAAAATTTAGAAAGATAAAAAGGATAAATGTTAGGTATAATGATAATATGAAACAATTTAGAGTAGACAACTTAAAAAGTACGTATGGCGAAAAAGTGTTATTTAACGATATTTCATTTTTAATTACATCTGGTGATCGTATTGGCCTCATTGGTGTCAATGGGTCAGGGAAAACATCGTTACTCAATGCTATATCGGGTGTGAATCCTTCAGATTCGGGACAAGTGACAAAGCAAAATGATTATACGATTGGTTATCTCACACAGAACCCGATATTAGACGACAATGCCTTAGTGATGGATGCAATATTGTCAGGTGAACAGCCGGTTTTTAAAACAATTAGGCACTATCAATATGCTTTGGAACAGTTTGGTAAACAGCCAACAGATGTTAAAGTTGCTCAAAATTTTGAAGATGCCCAAAACGCAATGGATAGGAATGACGCGTGGACAACAGAGGCGCAAATCAAATCGATCTTAACGCAACTGCATATGCCTGAACTGCAACGCAAAGTCAGTGAATTATCTGGTGGTCAACGAAAGCGCGTAGGTTTAGCACAAGTCTTAATCGAAGCACCGGATCTCCTCATTTTAGATGAGCCTACGAACCATTTAGATTTTGATTCAATTGTCTGGTTAGAAAAATATCTGGCCAGCTACAAGGGCGCTGTTATGGTTGTTACTCATGATCGTTACTTTTTGGATGCTGTCACAACACGGATTTTTGAATTGTCATTTGGCGATCTTTATGAATACAAAGGTAATTATCAAGATTATATGATTGGAAAATCACAGCGTGTTGAACAAAGTAAAGTAGCTGAACACAAGCAACAACAATTATATAAACAAGAATTAGCTTGGATGCACAAATCTGCCCGTGCACGTACAACGAAACAAACAGCTCGTGAAAATGCATTTTCTGAACTAGAAGCACAAATGGGAACTTTAAAACTTGATGATGATGTTGCCGTTAATTTGGGTCAACAGCGTTTGGGTAAAAAGGTTATTGTCGTTGAACATGCGGGTGTGAAATTTGATGATAAGGTGTTGTTTAACGATTTTAATTTACGCGTAGCTGGTGGTGATCGGATTGGTATTACAGGTGAAAACGGTGCAGGTAAATCAACATTTTTGAATGTCATTGCTGGCAAAATACCTTTGACAAGCGGTGTCATTGAATTAGGTGAAACAGTCAAAATGGCTTATTATACGCAGGTCACCGAAGAAATTCCAGATGATAAGCGTGTGATTGCCTATTTAACAGATGTTGCGGGTTCAGTGACTGATAAGGATGGTAATCAGGTGAGTGTGTCTGAACTACTTGAACAATTCTTATTTCCGCCATTTATGCATGGCACATTGATTCGTAAATTATCAGGTGGTGAAAAGCGACGATTATATTTACTTAAACTCTTGTTACAACAACCAAATGTTTTGTTGTTAGATGAGCCAACCAACGATTTAGATATTGGGACATTAACCGTACTGGAAGACTTTTTATCAAGTTTCTCAGGTGCTGTGATCACAGTATCACACGATCGTTATTTCCTGGATAAAGTGGCTAACCAATTGTATATGTTCCAAGGAAATGGTATTGTGGAACGCTATGATGGCTTGTTCAGTGACTATTTAGCGACACATCTTGATACCAAACCGACATTAATCGAAAAAACAATCATTGAAAAACCACAACCAATAACAACACAGAAGAAGAAGTTGACTTATAGTGAGAAAAAAGAATGGGCAACGATCGAAGACGATATTGCACAGCTTGAAACACGATTGGGAGAAATTCCTAATGATATGCTTAAAAACGGCACAGATTATGTCAAATTAGGCGAACTACAAAAAGAAACTGAGGCTTTGGAACAGCAATTGGACGAAAAAATGGTACGCTGGGAATACTTGAGTGAAATCGTGGACAATTAATGTCATTGTGTTTCGGATTAAAGTGTTGTGACATCGAGGATGTTTCTTCGTATGATGGTTTGAGGAAAAAAATATGAACTTAAACCAGCAATTGTTAGCGATTCACTTGACACAAGGCATTGGCACAGCCACAACTTCATACATTATCAAATTGATTAATGAGGACGTGACACCAACGGTTTATCCTTGGTCATTAGACTTTCTATTAAAAATCGCCAAACCAACCTATCATAATCGTATCCGTGCGAGTTATGCGGGTGCTTTACGACAAGCACAAGCTGTTAATGCGTCGTATATCACATTTTTTGATGCGGTGTATCCTCAACGTTTGCGTGAAATATTTGAGCCACCAATGATTTTATTTTATGCTGGTCGATTGGATGCACTTAAGTTACCTAGTCTATCCGTTGTTGGTACGCGGCAGGCGACTTCATATGGCATGTCGACTTTACGACATATGTTACCAGACGTGATCAATGCCGGCGTTGCTATCGTGTCAGGCTTAGCTCAGGGGATAGATGTGATGTCGCATCAAATAACATTTGCGCATCAGGGGGTGCCCATTGCAGTCATTGGTACAGGAATCGATATTTTCTACCCTAGACGAAATGAGTCACTTCAAAAGCAAATTGCATTACAAGGCTTAGTATTAAGTGAATATATGCCTGGAACTGGTCCTCAGCGGTCGCATTTTCCAGCGCGTAATCGTATTATTGCGGGGCTATCTTCAGCAACTTTAGTGGTCGAAGCAAAAAATAAATCGGGTAGCTTGATCACCGCTAATATTGCGTTACAAAATAACCGTGAAGTATTAGCTGTGCCTGGTTCGATTTTTTCAGAAACTTCTCGTGGCACAAATGAATTACTCAGTCTTGGTGCAAAATTAGTGACGCAACCACGAGATATACAGGATAGTGTCCAATTACTTGATACGATTTAAAAATATCGGGTGTGGTAGTCACTATTTTTTAAAATTAGGGAGCCAAATAAAGTTAGGTTTAACTTTATTTGGTTTTTTGTTGTTTATCAATCCATTTTAAGAAATAGGATTGTTTTTTATGAGATGTAAGTGTAAAATATGTTGTAGGGAATGTAAACGCTTACATTCGTGATCTAAATATCAGTGTACACTGACATGAAAGCAAGAGGAAAAGTGAATGAAAAATCTCATTTTGGTAAGCCATGGCCAATTTTCAGAGGGTTTGAGAGATGCTCTCAGTATGTTTATCGGCGATGATATAGCAACTGTTAAAGCTATTGGATTTCAATCTGATGAAGATATTGGCCAGTTTGAAACGCGTGTTAAAAAGTTAGTCGCTAGTTTTGATGTTGATGCCTCGTTAATTGTTTTGGCTGACATTATTGGTGGTAGTCCGTTAACGGCTGTCACGAATATTTTAAATCAACAGGATAAATTGACAAACACTGTGATTCTAGGTGGCATGAATTTCCCGATGGCACTCAATGCAGCTATCCTAAAAGACAGTTTGGATCAAGACGCATTCGTAACAGCTATTTTGAACGAAGCAACAACGGCAGTAAAAAAGTTTGAAATAGCTAATGAATCAGACGATGATGAGGAAATTTGAAAGGAATAAAAACTTATGAGTATTTCATTTGTACGTATCGATGACAGAATTATACACGGTCAAACTGTGACCCGTTGGGCGAAAGAATATCCTTGTGATGGTTTGATCGCAGTGAATGATGCTGCTGCAAACAACCCTATTTTAAAGGATGCTTTTAAAAGTGCTTCTGAAAAGAAAACTTTTGTATGGACATTGGCACATTTTAAAGAAAAGGCACAACAAGTTTTAGATTCTGATCGCCAATACTTTTTAATCACTAAGACACCACAGGATATGAAAACAATTCTTGTTGACTATGGATTTGTCCCAAGTGAGATTAAAAAAGTCATTGTCGGACCGGCTAATGATCGACCTAACGCCATTAAACTTGGCAATAACCAATCAATTTTACCCGAAGAAGCAACTGCTTTTGAAGCCATTCAAAAACAGGGATATCAAGTCAAGTTTCAGCTTTTACCTGATGTTTCAATTGGTTATTGGGATGATTTCAAAGGTAAATTTGATTTGTAAACTAACATAAAAGGGGTTAGGGAAATGACAATTAGTTGGATACAAGCAAGTATTCTAGGTATTTTTGCCAGTTTGTCTTCTATGCCAGGTATGGCAGGGTCTACGATTGGTAATTACACGTTAGGGCGACCATTAGTCGGTGGTTTGGTGTGTGGTATTGTATTAGGTGATATGAAAACAGGTATTGCTGCCGGTGTTGCCATGCAGTTGGTCTATATCGCCTTAGTAACGCCAGGTGGTACAGTTTCTGCGGATTTAAGGGCCGTGTCTTATATCGGTATTCCGTTAGCCATGGTTGCTATTCATGCACAAGGACTTTCAGCAACGTCAGCAAATGCTGCTGACTTAGCCAAGTCAATGGGTACCTTGGTTGGTACTGTTGGTACTGTATTGTTTTACGGAACAGCAACGATGAACCTTGTATGGCAGCATATGGGTTGGCGTGCAGTTGAAAAAGGTGATTTTAAAAAACTGTATGCGGTTGACTGGGGTTATCCTTGGATTTCACATCTATTCTTCTCTTTCATACCAACCGTGCTGATGACGCATTTTGGTTCAAGTGCCGTTCAAGCGCTTAAAACAGCGTTACCAATGGATGGCATTCCAATGAAAACCTTATTCACAGTAGGTGCTTTACTACCCTGTGTCGGAATTGCTATTTTACTTAAGCAAATAGTAGAAGGACCACTTGACTTTATACCATTCTTTGTGGGATTTACCTTCGCGGCATCATTGAAACTTAATTTAGTTTCTGTAACAGTTGTATCGTTAATTTTTGCCATGATTTTTTACAAGTTGGATATGGCAATCAGCACTAATAAGCAACCAGTGGCTAGCGCTTCAGGTGGTACAGTGATTGATGATGACGAGGAAGAAGAGGATATTTAAGATGGCTAATACAGAAAAGAAAGTACTTTCTCGTAAGACGCTAAATCGATCTTTTCATCACTGGTTTTACGGTCATTTAACAGCATTTTCTCAAGAGCATATGCAAACGTTTGGGTACTTAACTTCAATGTTACCTATTGTTGAGGAACTGTATGATAATAAAGAAGACCAAGAAAAAGCAATGAAAACCTATACAGCGTTCTTTAATACAGAACCACAGTTAGGAACAATTATTGTTGGAATCACTGCTAGTTTGGAAGAAGCCAGAGCTAATCAAGTTAACAGTGGTAGCAGTGGAGATGTTGATGATACAACGATTAACGGATTACGTGCAGGTTTGATGGGGCCTATTGCTGGTATTGGCGATTCGTTGGTTGTCGGAACATTAATTCCTGTTATTCTGGGTATAGCCTTGGGTATGTCTGATGGTGGTTCACCGTTGGGCGCAATATTTTATATTATCGTTTGGAACCTAATTGGTTACTTTGGTATGCGTTTTGCCTACTTCAAAGGTTATGAGTTGGGTGATAAAGCAGTTGGTATTTTAATTGGCGCACAAGGTAAAGCCGTTCGAAAAGCAATTGCCACAGTGGGTGGTATGGTTGTTGGAGGCGTTGCGGCTACTTGGGTTACGGTGAAGACGTCGTTTAGATTAACAAATTCATCAGGTAAAGCTTACTTGGTATTACAAGATAAGTTAGATTCAGTTTATCCAGGACTATTGACTGCTGCTTTCATTGTTGCTTGCTGGTGGTTAATGGCTAAAAAGAATATTTCACCAATTAAAGTCATGTTGATTTTGGTTGTTGTTGCTCTAATCGGTGTGTTAGTAGGATTCTTTAACCCAGGATTAACTTATTAAGTCATGAGGGGTGTGATATGATAACAGATGCCAAAAGTATGTCACAAGGTTACAAAGATGAAATTGTGTTTCAAGAAAACATGTTACGTAATTTGCAGCATTGGCAATCTTTTTTCTCATTGTTAGTTGGTATTGGCGTGTTAATGACCTATTTTCTGAGACATCAAAGTCTTTGGATAGTTATCACTAGCGTGGGGGTAAGTGTTGTTAGTGCTATCCTAATGTTAATCGTAGGTTATGCAATTTATAAAGGTAGAAAAAATGTGACTAAAGTGATCGATAATTACGAAAAAGTGATGAAAGAAATTGTTGAATAACGTCAGAAATTTAATGATTTGTCAGATAAAAGGCGTCAACTAGGATTTAATCTAGTTAACGCTTTTTTAGTGATCGTCAATACAACGTCAGACAGTTGGTACGACCTTATCTTCAAGATAATAGTTGATAGTATTTTATTGTATGATCAAATAGTTTTTGAAGTTGAGTCATATGAAGCGACCTAACAATATTATAGGCTTCATGAATTGTGGTTTTGTTATTTTCAAATAGGCCACGTAAAAATAATAGCCAAGTTTGGAAAGTCATGTCTTGTTCAAAGTGGTCAATAAAATCCAATCGTAAGAACAGTGATTGAGTGATAGTCGTTTTTTGTTGTAACATAGTTGATTCTAA includes these proteins:
- a CDS encoding acetate/propionate family kinase; translation: MSKIMAVNAGSSSLKFQLLEMPEEMVLMQGIIERIGQDNAEISIKYGKDIEPKRLIGAEEGHITLTKNGGQKFEHEMAIKDHDQAIDVLLQKLTDLGIVKDFNEITGVGHRVVAGGEWFNHSVVVNDDVLTKIDRLADYAPLHNPANAMGIRAFQKLLPDALSVAVFDTSFHQTMPEKNYLYSIPYEYYARYGARKYGAHGTSHRYVTERAAKKLDIPLDEFNAISFHLGAGASITAIKNGKSYDTSMGFTPLAGLTMATRSGDVDPSLVYYIQEREGLSNEEMLSVLNKKSGLLGISTISSDMRDLEEVQETNTHAKLALDMFYDRVIRYAGQYFAELGRVDAVIFTAGIGENDAVTRAKVLESLAFAGVKLDAEANNVRGKEAILTTDDSSVTGLLIPTNEELMIARDVEALR
- a CDS encoding dihydroorotate oxidase produces the protein MQLTANIQNYHFDHILLNAAGVMCQTTTELDTVLASDYTGAVVTKSATPALRAGNPEPRYYEIPNHLGTINSMGLPNAGFDYYMSYVSEKQTTKPIFFSVAGLSKQDNLDMLHQLQDSKFNGLVELNLSCPNVPGKPQTAYDFETTEQILSEVFTFFTKPLGVKLPPYFDIAHFDMIANILNKFPLAFVNTINSIGNGLVIDEDTDTVVIKPKSGFGGVGGPLVKATALANVRALRQRLNSSIKIIGTGGVTTGRDVYEHILCGADLVEVGSQLAIEGIGVFERLEKELADILTEKGYTILDDARGQLKTIS
- a CDS encoding ABC-F family ATP-binding cassette domain-containing protein — encoded protein: MKQFRVDNLKSTYGEKVLFNDISFLITSGDRIGLIGVNGSGKTSLLNAISGVNPSDSGQVTKQNDYTIGYLTQNPILDDNALVMDAILSGEQPVFKTIRHYQYALEQFGKQPTDVKVAQNFEDAQNAMDRNDAWTTEAQIKSILTQLHMPELQRKVSELSGGQRKRVGLAQVLIEAPDLLILDEPTNHLDFDSIVWLEKYLASYKGAVMVVTHDRYFLDAVTTRIFELSFGDLYEYKGNYQDYMIGKSQRVEQSKVAEHKQQQLYKQELAWMHKSARARTTKQTARENAFSELEAQMGTLKLDDDVAVNLGQQRLGKKVIVVEHAGVKFDDKVLFNDFNLRVAGGDRIGITGENGAGKSTFLNVIAGKIPLTSGVIELGETVKMAYYTQVTEEIPDDKRVIAYLTDVAGSVTDKDGNQVSVSELLEQFLFPPFMHGTLIRKLSGGEKRRLYLLKLLLQQPNVLLLDEPTNDLDIGTLTVLEDFLSSFSGAVITVSHDRYFLDKVANQLYMFQGNGIVERYDGLFSDYLATHLDTKPTLIEKTIIEKPQPITTQKKKLTYSEKKEWATIEDDIAQLETRLGEIPNDMLKNGTDYVKLGELQKETEALEQQLDEKMVRWEYLSEIVDN
- the dprA gene encoding DNA-processing protein DprA, whose translation is MNLNQQLLAIHLTQGIGTATTSYIIKLINEDVTPTVYPWSLDFLLKIAKPTYHNRIRASYAGALRQAQAVNASYITFFDAVYPQRLREIFEPPMILFYAGRLDALKLPSLSVVGTRQATSYGMSTLRHMLPDVINAGVAIVSGLAQGIDVMSHQITFAHQGVPIAVIGTGIDIFYPRRNESLQKQIALQGLVLSEYMPGTGPQRSHFPARNRIIAGLSSATLVVEAKNKSGSLITANIALQNNREVLAVPGSIFSETSRGTNELLSLGAKLVTQPRDIQDSVQLLDTI
- a CDS encoding PTS sugar transporter subunit IIA — translated: MKNLILVSHGQFSEGLRDALSMFIGDDIATVKAIGFQSDEDIGQFETRVKKLVASFDVDASLIVLADIIGGSPLTAVTNILNQQDKLTNTVILGGMNFPMALNAAILKDSLDQDAFVTAILNEATTAVKKFEIANESDDDEEI
- a CDS encoding PTS system mannose/fructose/N-acetylgalactosamine-transporter subunit IIB is translated as MSISFVRIDDRIIHGQTVTRWAKEYPCDGLIAVNDAAANNPILKDAFKSASEKKTFVWTLAHFKEKAQQVLDSDRQYFLITKTPQDMKTILVDYGFVPSEIKKVIVGPANDRPNAIKLGNNQSILPEEATAFEAIQKQGYQVKFQLLPDVSIGYWDDFKGKFDL
- a CDS encoding PTS mannose/fructose/sorbose/N-acetylgalactosamine transporter subunit IIC, whose protein sequence is MTISWIQASILGIFASLSSMPGMAGSTIGNYTLGRPLVGGLVCGIVLGDMKTGIAAGVAMQLVYIALVTPGGTVSADLRAVSYIGIPLAMVAIHAQGLSATSANAADLAKSMGTLVGTVGTVLFYGTATMNLVWQHMGWRAVEKGDFKKLYAVDWGYPWISHLFFSFIPTVLMTHFGSSAVQALKTALPMDGIPMKTLFTVGALLPCVGIAILLKQIVEGPLDFIPFFVGFTFAASLKLNLVSVTVVSLIFAMIFYKLDMAISTNKQPVASASGGTVIDDDEEEEDI
- a CDS encoding PTS system mannose/fructose/sorbose family transporter subunit IID translates to MANTEKKVLSRKTLNRSFHHWFYGHLTAFSQEHMQTFGYLTSMLPIVEELYDNKEDQEKAMKTYTAFFNTEPQLGTIIVGITASLEEARANQVNSGSSGDVDDTTINGLRAGLMGPIAGIGDSLVVGTLIPVILGIALGMSDGGSPLGAIFYIIVWNLIGYFGMRFAYFKGYELGDKAVGILIGAQGKAVRKAIATVGGMVVGGVAATWVTVKTSFRLTNSSGKAYLVLQDKLDSVYPGLLTAAFIVACWWLMAKKNISPIKVMLILVVVALIGVLVGFFNPGLTY
- a CDS encoding PTS sugar transporter, which encodes MITDAKSMSQGYKDEIVFQENMLRNLQHWQSFFSLLVGIGVLMTYFLRHQSLWIVITSVGVSVVSAILMLIVGYAIYKGRKNVTKVIDNYEKVMKEIVE